A stretch of Desulfuromonas acetexigens DNA encodes these proteins:
- the asd gene encoding aspartate-semialdehyde dehydrogenase, giving the protein MNVGIVGWRGMVGSVLMQRMQEENDFAGIEPVFFSTSQAGGAAPMGAGTLKSADDINELKKLDVILTCQGGDYTKAVHPELRKAGWKGYWIDAASTLRMEKDAVIILDPVNRNVIDKALKNGQKDFIGGNCTVSLMLMALGGLFRNNLVEWMTSMTYQAASGAGAPNMRELLSQMGALYGTVDKELADPASAILEIDQKVTAALRDGSLPTKEFGFPLAGNLLPWIDREVEDGQSREEWKGLVETNKILGTEKPIPIDGICVRVSAMRCHSQALTIKLTKDVPIADLEAMIANDNEWAELVPNTKAESLAKLTPAAVSGTLKTPVGRVRKMKMGPQYLSAFTCGDQLLWGAAEPLRRMVRILSEK; this is encoded by the coding sequence ATGAACGTCGGTATTGTTGGTTGGCGGGGCATGGTCGGTTCGGTCCTCATGCAGCGCATGCAGGAGGAAAACGATTTCGCCGGAATCGAGCCGGTTTTCTTTTCCACTTCCCAGGCGGGCGGGGCCGCGCCCATGGGTGCCGGTACCCTGAAGAGCGCCGATGACATCAACGAGTTGAAGAAACTCGACGTCATCCTCACCTGCCAAGGGGGGGACTACACCAAGGCCGTCCATCCCGAGCTGCGCAAGGCCGGCTGGAAAGGCTACTGGATCGACGCCGCTTCCACCCTGCGCATGGAAAAGGACGCGGTCATCATTCTCGACCCGGTCAACCGCAACGTCATCGACAAGGCGCTGAAAAACGGCCAGAAGGATTTCATCGGCGGCAACTGCACCGTCAGCCTGATGCTCATGGCCCTGGGCGGGTTGTTCCGCAACAATCTGGTCGAATGGATGACCTCCATGACCTACCAGGCCGCTTCCGGCGCCGGCGCCCCCAACATGCGCGAGCTGCTGTCGCAGATGGGCGCGCTCTACGGTACCGTCGACAAGGAGCTGGCCGATCCCGCTTCGGCGATTCTGGAGATCGACCAGAAGGTCACCGCCGCCCTCCGTGACGGCTCGCTGCCGACCAAGGAATTCGGCTTCCCGCTGGCCGGTAACCTCCTCCCCTGGATCGACCGCGAGGTCGAGGACGGCCAGAGCCGCGAGGAGTGGAAGGGCCTGGTCGAGACCAACAAGATTCTCGGCACCGAGAAGCCGATTCCCATCGACGGCATTTGCGTCCGTGTCAGCGCCATGCGCTGCCACAGCCAGGCGCTGACCATCAAGCTGACCAAGGACGTGCCCATCGCCGACCTCGAGGCGATGATCGCCAACGACAACGAGTGGGCCGAGCTGGTTCCCAACACCAAGGCCGAGAGTCTCGCCAAACTGACCCCGGCGGCGGTCTCCGGCACCCTCAAGACCCCCGTTGGCCGGGTACGCAAGATGAAGATGGGTCCCCAGTACCTGTCGGCCTTCACCTGCGGCGACCAGCTGCTGTGGGGCGCCGCCGAGCCGCTGCGGCGCATGGTCCGCATCCTCAGCGAGAAATAA
- the tsaA gene encoding tRNA (N6-threonylcarbamoyladenosine(37)-N6)-methyltransferase TrmO, with protein MEFTFRPVGIIRSCFKEKFGIPRQPGLVPEARAHLELLPPFNRAEALRGLDEFSHLWLLFVFHASPDTPNQTTVRPPRLGGNRRLGVFATRGTHRPNPLGLSVVKLLGIVEDQGQWRLELQGADLLDGTPVLDIKPYLPYADALPDAHGGFADVPPAPSLRVDFTPEALVRCRELAGERPGLHALIEQILQYDPRPAYRKGQEVDRIYGLRLFDLDVRWRAGEGWARVVELARVEDGSD; from the coding sequence TTGGAATTCACCTTCCGGCCCGTCGGCATTATCCGTTCCTGCTTCAAGGAAAAGTTCGGCATTCCCCGCCAGCCGGGGCTGGTCCCCGAAGCCCGCGCCCATCTCGAACTGCTCCCCCCCTTCAACCGCGCCGAAGCCCTGCGCGGCCTGGATGAGTTCTCCCATCTCTGGCTGCTCTTCGTCTTTCACGCCAGCCCCGATACGCCGAACCAAACGACGGTGCGCCCGCCACGCCTCGGCGGCAACCGCCGCCTGGGAGTCTTCGCCACTCGCGGCACCCATCGCCCCAACCCCCTCGGCCTGTCGGTGGTGAAGCTGCTGGGGATCGTGGAGGATCAGGGCCAGTGGCGGCTGGAACTGCAAGGGGCCGATCTCCTCGACGGCACCCCGGTCCTCGACATCAAGCCCTATCTCCCCTATGCCGATGCCCTGCCCGATGCCCACGGCGGCTTCGCCGACGTACCCCCGGCACCGAGCCTGCGCGTCGACTTCACCCCCGAGGCCCTCGTCCGCTGCCGGGAACTGGCGGGAGAACGACCGGGACTGCACGCGCTGATCGAACAGATCCTGCAATACGACCCCCGTCCGGCCTATCGCAAAGGTCAGGAAGTCGATCGGATTTACGGTCTGCGGTTGTTCGATCTGGATGTGCGCTGGCGGGCCGGGGAAGGATGGGCGCGGGTGGTGGAGTTGGCGCGGGTAGAGGACGGCTCGGACTAA
- a CDS encoding DUF362 domain-containing protein → MSATVYLADLRAGHKENLFGKLLRLLDAAGVDRIIGRDELTAIKIHFGEKGGHAYIRPVFIRRIVDRVKQLGGKPFLTDSCTLYPGERKEAVSALTCGIENGFAYAVAGAPLIMCDGLRGHSARRVPVNGEMFETVDIGLEILEADALITVSHFKCHELTGFGGALKNLGMGCSSRAGKMEQHSTVAPEVDTKRCTGCGVCLRACAHGAIRVVAGKAIIDSEKCTGCGRCIAVCEVRAIQIQWNEEAPLVMKKMAEYAKGALHGKNGKTLFVNFVTQVSPACDCYGHSDAPIVPDLGILVSTDPVALDRACADLVNNAQGLPDCALASGHAPGGDKFRGVHPDIDWRVTLDHGEKIGLGTQDYQLVRLEPKNQSW, encoded by the coding sequence ATGTCCGCTACCGTCTATCTGGCCGATCTCCGCGCCGGGCATAAGGAAAATCTCTTCGGCAAGCTGCTGCGACTGCTCGATGCCGCCGGTGTCGACCGCATCATCGGCCGCGACGAGCTCACCGCCATCAAGATCCACTTTGGCGAAAAGGGAGGGCATGCCTACATCCGCCCGGTCTTTATCCGCCGCATCGTCGACCGGGTCAAGCAGCTCGGCGGCAAGCCCTTTCTCACCGATTCCTGCACCCTCTACCCCGGCGAACGCAAAGAAGCCGTCTCGGCCCTGACCTGCGGCATCGAAAACGGCTTCGCCTATGCCGTCGCCGGCGCCCCGCTGATCATGTGCGACGGCCTGCGCGGCCACTCGGCGCGGCGCGTCCCGGTAAACGGGGAGATGTTCGAAACCGTCGATATCGGTCTGGAAATTCTCGAAGCCGACGCCCTGATCACCGTTTCCCACTTCAAATGCCACGAGTTGACCGGCTTCGGCGGCGCCCTGAAGAACCTCGGCATGGGCTGTTCGAGCCGCGCCGGCAAGATGGAACAGCACTCCACCGTCGCCCCGGAAGTCGACACGAAACGCTGCACCGGCTGCGGCGTCTGCCTGCGCGCCTGTGCCCACGGAGCGATCCGCGTCGTCGCCGGCAAGGCCATTATCGACAGCGAAAAATGCACGGGCTGCGGGCGCTGCATCGCCGTCTGCGAGGTCAGGGCGATCCAGATCCAGTGGAACGAGGAAGCGCCGCTGGTGATGAAGAAGATGGCCGAATACGCCAAGGGCGCCCTGCACGGCAAGAACGGCAAGACCCTCTTCGTCAACTTCGTCACCCAGGTCTCCCCGGCCTGCGACTGCTACGGCCACTCGGACGCCCCCATCGTCCCCGACCTCGGCATCCTCGTTTCCACCGACCCGGTGGCCCTCGACCGGGCCTGCGCCGACCTGGTCAACAACGCCCAAGGGCTGCCCGACTGCGCCCTGGCAAGCGGCCACGCACCAGGCGGCGACAAGTTTCGCGGCGTCCACCCCGACATCGACTGGCGCGTCACCCTCGACCACGGCGAAAAGATCGGCCTCGGCACCCAGGATTATCAGCTGGTGCGACTGGAACCGAAGAACCAGAGCTGGTAG
- a CDS encoding diguanylate cyclase — protein MEGLIRKMLQESGDDDLRLAAAIESLALRYGDEVYQEALRQLTSKIFPPAAARKHWHLALLHRDRIFPENNRSGRLRAALLDYLHAVTHEIRDPRIVEAQHLETMRQASITDGLTGLYHQTYFKAHLERLLEHRAGTGDRRFAVALLDLDHFKQYNDRCGHLAGDQALRRTAEILQFNLRQGDIACRYGGEEFALLLHRAGQDEAFAVAERIRAAVEETAYPGQELMDRGNLTISAGIAVCPENGASAVDLLALADEELYRAKEQRNSISPPLNGQRREIRHKRLSLVEFTLAPGEPFQPGLSFDISRTGLSFGCSLDQLTAGELLGIRFKQPFWPVTCDLDGWVRHVEKLEENGLVRIGLEFVELPESLRLLLPERPRMATLSSPNRDYPPPAI, from the coding sequence ATGGAAGGACTGATCCGCAAAATGCTGCAGGAGTCGGGGGACGACGACCTGCGCCTGGCCGCCGCCATCGAGAGTCTGGCCCTTCGTTATGGCGACGAGGTCTACCAGGAAGCGCTGCGGCAACTGACCTCCAAAATCTTCCCTCCCGCAGCCGCCCGCAAACACTGGCATCTCGCACTTTTGCACCGCGACCGGATCTTCCCCGAGAACAACCGTTCCGGGCGCCTGCGCGCCGCCCTGCTCGACTACCTCCACGCCGTCACCCACGAAATCCGCGACCCGCGCATTGTCGAGGCCCAGCACCTGGAAACCATGCGTCAGGCCTCCATCACCGACGGCCTCACCGGACTCTACCACCAGACCTATTTCAAAGCCCATCTCGAACGCCTGCTCGAACACCGGGCCGGAACCGGGGATCGCCGTTTCGCCGTGGCCCTCCTCGATCTCGACCACTTCAAGCAGTACAACGACCGCTGCGGCCATCTCGCCGGCGATCAGGCCCTGCGCCGCACCGCGGAAATCCTTCAGTTCAATCTGCGCCAGGGGGATATCGCCTGCCGCTACGGCGGCGAGGAATTCGCCCTGCTCCTTCATCGCGCCGGACAGGACGAAGCCTTTGCCGTCGCCGAACGGATTCGCGCCGCCGTCGAAGAGACCGCCTACCCGGGGCAGGAACTCATGGACCGGGGCAACCTGACGATCAGCGCCGGCATCGCCGTCTGCCCCGAAAACGGCGCCTCGGCCGTCGATCTGCTGGCGTTAGCCGACGAGGAGCTCTACCGGGCCAAGGAACAGCGCAACAGCATCAGCCCGCCCCTCAACGGCCAACGCCGGGAAATCCGTCACAAACGCCTGTCGCTGGTGGAGTTTACCCTGGCGCCGGGTGAACCCTTCCAGCCGGGCCTGAGTTTCGACATCAGCCGCACCGGGCTCTCCTTCGGTTGCAGCCTCGACCAGCTGACCGCCGGCGAACTTCTCGGTATCCGTTTCAAGCAGCCTTTCTGGCCCGTCACCTGCGACCTCGACGGCTGGGTCCGGCATGTGGAAAAGCTGGAGGAGAACGGTCTGGTGCGCATCGGTCTGGAGTTTGTGGAGCTCCCCGAAAGTCTGCGCCTGCTGCTGCCGGAACGCCCCAGGATGGCTACCCTCTCCTCCCCGAACAGGGATTACCCCCCCCCGGCGATTTGA
- a CDS encoding Hsp20/alpha crystallin family protein, whose amino-acid sequence MVMTRWSPWPELRSMQERMERLLEMSRERSAGEPFEQGRWQPAADVYEDEREVVIKVDLPEVDQEDIDVRIEEGTLIVQGVRRLEQEERQSRYQRIEREHGPFKRVFALPASVDPDRTVARCDRGVLKIVLPKKPDVQPRQIEISLG is encoded by the coding sequence ATGGTCATGACCCGATGGAGCCCCTGGCCCGAACTGCGTTCCATGCAGGAACGCATGGAACGCCTGTTGGAGATGAGCCGGGAACGGAGCGCCGGTGAGCCCTTCGAACAGGGACGGTGGCAGCCGGCGGCAGATGTCTATGAGGATGAGCGGGAGGTCGTCATCAAAGTGGATCTTCCTGAGGTCGATCAGGAAGATATCGATGTGCGCATCGAGGAGGGAACCTTGATTGTGCAGGGGGTGCGGCGCCTGGAGCAGGAGGAACGTCAGTCACGTTACCAGCGGATCGAACGGGAGCACGGCCCCTTCAAGCGGGTCTTCGCCCTGCCGGCGAGTGTCGACCCCGACCGGACCGTCGCCCGCTGCGACCGGGGGGTGCTGAAGATCGTCCTGCCGAAAAAGCCGGACGTCCAACCCCGCCAGATCGAAATCAGCCTCGGCTGA